A genomic window from Sorex araneus isolate mSorAra2 chromosome 2, mSorAra2.pri, whole genome shotgun sequence includes:
- the JMJD4 gene encoding 2-oxoglutarate and iron-dependent oxygenase JMJD4 isoform X1, with amino-acid sequence MDRETRLFAESHFRGLGGRVPGGAWPAPRRVDFIEEPGALSYADFVRRYLLPNRPCVFSSAFTAGWGCRRRWVTPGGTPDWDHLLRTYGDVVVPVANCGVREYNSNPKERMALRDYISYWREYIEGGYSSPRGCLYLKDWHLCRDSSAEDVFTLPVYFSSDWLNEYWDTLDVDDYRFIYMGPTGSWSPFHADIFRSFSWSVNICGRKKWIFFPPGQEEALRDCHGGLPYDVTSPTLLDNRLYPRREHCSPPLEVTQEAGEMVFVPSGWHHQVHNLDNTISINHNWVNGCNLGHMWHFLQQELRAVQQEVIEWKESMPDWHHHCQVIMRSCSGINFEEFYHFLKVIAERRLNSLTKGMDPGESEHSENPGVGLQQAAFDISRIADVLASVVTHPDFQRVDTSAFSPQPEQLLQQLEQAVASTASL; translated from the exons ATGGACCGCGAGACGCGCCTCTTCGCCGAGAGCCACTTCCGAGGCCTCGGGGGCCGCGTGCCCGGCGGGGCCTGGCCGGCGCCGCGCCGCGTGGACTTCATCGAGGAGCCGGGCGCCCTCTCGTACGCCGACTTCGTCCGGCGCTACCTGCTGCCCAACCGGCCGTGCGTGTTCTCCAGCGCCTTCACCGCGGGCTGGGGCTGCCGCCGGCGCTGGGTGACGCCCGGCGGCACGCCCGACTGGGACCACCTGCTCCGGACCTACg GAGACGTGGTGGTGCCCGTGGCCAATTGCGGGGTCCGGGAGTATAACTCGAACCCCAAAGAACGCATGGCCCTCAGAGACTACATCAGCTACTGGAGAGAATACATCGAGGGCGGCTACTCGTCCCCCAGGGGATGTCTCTACCTCAAAGACTGGCACCTGTGCAG GGACTCCTCAGCCGAGGATGTGTTCACCCTGCCTGTGTACTTTTCGTCTGACTGGCTGAACGAGTACTGGGACACTCTGGACGTGGATGACTACCGCTTCATCTACATGGGACCCACTGGCAGTTG GTCGCCGTTCCACGCTGACATCTTCCGCTCCTTTAGCTGGTCTGTCAACATCTGTGGGAGGAAAAAGTGGATCTTCTTCCCACCGGGGCAAGAAGAGGCCCTGCGGGATTGCCACGGTGGCCTGCCCTACGATGTCACCTCTCCCACGCTCCTCGACAACCGCCTGTACCCTAGACGTGAGCACTGTAGCCCCCCGCTGGAAGTCACGCAGGAGGCGGGTGAGATGGTGTTTGTGCCCAGTGGCTGGCACCACCAAGTCCACAACCTG GACAACACAATCTCCATTAATCACAACTGGGTCAATGGCTGCAACCTGGGCCACATGTGGCACTTCCTGCAGCAGGAACTCCGTGCTGTACAGCAGGAAGTCATCGAGTGGAAGGAGAGCATGCCCGACTGGCACCACCACTGCCAG GTCATTATGAGGTCCTGTTCTGGGATCAATTTTGAAGAGTTTTACCACTTCCTCAAGGTCATTGCCGAAAGGAGGCTCAACAGCCTAACCAAGGGGATGGACCCTGGCGAGTCTGAGCACAGCGAGAACCCTGGGGTGGGCCTCCAGCAAGCTGCTTTCGACATCAGTCGCATTGCTGACGTCCTGGCTTCTGTGGTGACCCACCCCGACTTCCAGAGAGTAGATACCAGCGCATTCTCACCACAGCCAGAGCAGCTTCTGCAGCAGCTGGAACAGGCTGTGGCCAGCACCGCATCCCTATAG
- the JMJD4 gene encoding 2-oxoglutarate and iron-dependent oxygenase JMJD4 isoform X2, whose amino-acid sequence MDRETRLFAESHFRGLGGRVPGGAWPAPRRVDFIEEPGALSYADFVRRYLLPNRPCVFSSAFTAGWGCRRRWVTPGGTPDWDHLLRTYGDVVVPVANCGVREYNSNPKERMALRDYISYWREYIEGGYSSPRGCLYLKDWHLCRDSSAEDVFTLPVYFSSDWLNEYWDTLDVDDYRFIYMGPTGSCWSVNICGRKKWIFFPPGQEEALRDCHGGLPYDVTSPTLLDNRLYPRREHCSPPLEVTQEAGEMVFVPSGWHHQVHNLDNTISINHNWVNGCNLGHMWHFLQQELRAVQQEVIEWKESMPDWHHHCQVIMRSCSGINFEEFYHFLKVIAERRLNSLTKGMDPGESEHSENPGVGLQQAAFDISRIADVLASVVTHPDFQRVDTSAFSPQPEQLLQQLEQAVASTASL is encoded by the exons ATGGACCGCGAGACGCGCCTCTTCGCCGAGAGCCACTTCCGAGGCCTCGGGGGCCGCGTGCCCGGCGGGGCCTGGCCGGCGCCGCGCCGCGTGGACTTCATCGAGGAGCCGGGCGCCCTCTCGTACGCCGACTTCGTCCGGCGCTACCTGCTGCCCAACCGGCCGTGCGTGTTCTCCAGCGCCTTCACCGCGGGCTGGGGCTGCCGCCGGCGCTGGGTGACGCCCGGCGGCACGCCCGACTGGGACCACCTGCTCCGGACCTACg GAGACGTGGTGGTGCCCGTGGCCAATTGCGGGGTCCGGGAGTATAACTCGAACCCCAAAGAACGCATGGCCCTCAGAGACTACATCAGCTACTGGAGAGAATACATCGAGGGCGGCTACTCGTCCCCCAGGGGATGTCTCTACCTCAAAGACTGGCACCTGTGCAG GGACTCCTCAGCCGAGGATGTGTTCACCCTGCCTGTGTACTTTTCGTCTGACTGGCTGAACGAGTACTGGGACACTCTGGACGTGGATGACTACCGCTTCATCTACATGGGACCCACTGGCAGTTG CTGGTCTGTCAACATCTGTGGGAGGAAAAAGTGGATCTTCTTCCCACCGGGGCAAGAAGAGGCCCTGCGGGATTGCCACGGTGGCCTGCCCTACGATGTCACCTCTCCCACGCTCCTCGACAACCGCCTGTACCCTAGACGTGAGCACTGTAGCCCCCCGCTGGAAGTCACGCAGGAGGCGGGTGAGATGGTGTTTGTGCCCAGTGGCTGGCACCACCAAGTCCACAACCTG GACAACACAATCTCCATTAATCACAACTGGGTCAATGGCTGCAACCTGGGCCACATGTGGCACTTCCTGCAGCAGGAACTCCGTGCTGTACAGCAGGAAGTCATCGAGTGGAAGGAGAGCATGCCCGACTGGCACCACCACTGCCAG GTCATTATGAGGTCCTGTTCTGGGATCAATTTTGAAGAGTTTTACCACTTCCTCAAGGTCATTGCCGAAAGGAGGCTCAACAGCCTAACCAAGGGGATGGACCCTGGCGAGTCTGAGCACAGCGAGAACCCTGGGGTGGGCCTCCAGCAAGCTGCTTTCGACATCAGTCGCATTGCTGACGTCCTGGCTTCTGTGGTGACCCACCCCGACTTCCAGAGAGTAGATACCAGCGCATTCTCACCACAGCCAGAGCAGCTTCTGCAGCAGCTGGAACAGGCTGTGGCCAGCACCGCATCCCTATAG